In one window of Sphingomonas glaciei DNA:
- a CDS encoding uroporphyrinogen-III synthase: MRPLVVLRPEPGASATAARAAALGFEVRRHPLFAAEPVPWMLPAGPFDALLVTSANAVRHGGSLPALPVHAVGAASAAAARAAGLEVLTVGERGVDGLLERLPEGLRLLHLAGEERIEPVGARQSITSVAVYRMAPLTLPEASLIEDTVAVVHSPAAGRRLSEVDVARERVRVAAISLAAAAACGSGWARCEAVDAPNDPALLSLAAKLCKEQGR; encoded by the coding sequence GTGAGACCCCTGGTCGTCCTTCGTCCCGAGCCCGGCGCCAGTGCCACGGCGGCACGGGCGGCGGCGCTGGGGTTCGAGGTCCGCCGCCATCCCCTGTTCGCGGCAGAGCCGGTCCCCTGGATGCTTCCGGCCGGGCCGTTCGATGCGCTGCTGGTGACCAGCGCCAATGCGGTTCGCCATGGCGGCAGCCTTCCAGCCCTCCCCGTCCATGCGGTGGGCGCGGCATCGGCCGCCGCCGCGCGTGCCGCGGGGCTGGAGGTGCTGACGGTCGGTGAGCGCGGTGTTGACGGGCTGCTCGAGCGCTTGCCGGAAGGACTGAGGCTGCTTCATCTTGCCGGCGAGGAGCGGATCGAGCCGGTCGGGGCCAGGCAGTCGATCACCTCGGTCGCGGTCTACCGCATGGCGCCGCTTACGCTTCCCGAGGCCAGCTTGATCGAGGATACGGTAGCGGTGGTCCACTCGCCCGCCGCCGGACGCCGCCTGTCCGAGGTCGACGTCGCGCGCGAGCGGGTGCGGGTGGCTGCGATTAGCCTGGCCGCGGCGGCGGCCTGCGGTTCCGGCTGGGCGCGCTGCGAAGCGGTGGACGCTCCCAACGACCCCGCCTTGCTTTCCCTCGCCGCCAAGCTGTGCAAGGAACAGGGCCGATGA
- the hemC gene encoding hydroxymethylbilane synthase, with protein sequence MTPRLLVGTRSSPLALAQARTAAAALEAAHGWEAGSVLLHEVRTTGDEVQDRALAEIGGKALWTKELDQFLLGGTTQLSVHSCKDVESERPDNLCIAAFLPRADVRDRLIGATSIDALSQGAKVGTSSPRRTAQLLRRRPDLQVSIMRGNVATRLNHIASGNYEATFLAAAGLDRLGIEEGQAIEIDEFLPAPGQAAIAIECRKDDAETRALLRAIDDGPTRRAVTAERAFCRGVGGSCHSPVAALGLIEGDDSLWLRAELLSSDGAAHVAGDVRAAPGEEEEAGLALAAELLGRAPAEVRLLFNPA encoded by the coding sequence ATGACCCCGCGCCTGCTTGTCGGAACCCGCTCCTCCCCGCTGGCGCTTGCCCAGGCCCGCACCGCCGCCGCCGCGCTCGAAGCGGCGCATGGGTGGGAGGCCGGCTCCGTCCTGCTCCACGAAGTGCGCACGACCGGCGACGAGGTGCAGGATCGCGCGCTGGCGGAGATCGGCGGCAAGGCGCTGTGGACGAAGGAGCTCGACCAGTTCCTGCTCGGCGGAACGACCCAATTGTCGGTGCACAGCTGCAAGGATGTCGAGAGCGAGCGGCCGGACAATCTGTGCATCGCGGCCTTCCTGCCCCGCGCCGACGTCCGCGACCGGCTGATCGGGGCGACCTCGATTGATGCGCTGAGCCAGGGCGCGAAGGTCGGGACCTCGTCGCCGCGGCGGACCGCGCAATTGCTTCGCCGGCGCCCCGACCTGCAGGTGTCGATCATGCGCGGCAATGTCGCGACCCGCCTCAACCATATCGCCAGCGGCAATTACGAAGCGACCTTCCTGGCCGCCGCCGGGCTCGACCGCCTCGGGATCGAGGAAGGGCAAGCGATCGAGATCGACGAATTCCTCCCCGCGCCCGGCCAGGCCGCGATCGCGATCGAATGCCGCAAGGACGACGCGGAGACCCGCGCCTTGCTCAGGGCGATCGACGACGGGCCGACCCGCCGCGCGGTGACCGCCGAGCGGGCGTTCTGCCGCGGGGTCGGGGGCTCCTGCCATTCGCCCGTCGCGGCGCTGGGCTTGATCGAGGGCGACGACAGCCTGTGGCTGCGCGCGGAACTGCTGAGCAGCGATGGTGCCGCCCATGTCGCGGGTGACGTGCGCGCGGCCCCGGGAGAGGAAGAGGAGGCCGGATTGGCCCTCGCCGCCGAGCTGCTGGGCCGCGCGCCGGCCGAGGTCAGGTTGCTGTTCAACCCGGCGTGA
- the tsaD gene encoding tRNA (adenosine(37)-N6)-threonylcarbamoyltransferase complex transferase subunit TsaD produces the protein MALILGLESSCDDSAVALVTSDRRILAQRVVGQNQAHAPFGGVVPEIAARAHVEVLPGLVREVLDDAGIALGEVDAVAATAGPGLIGGVMVGLLTAKGLALASGKPLVAVNHLEGHALSPRLVDPALGFPYLLLLASGGHCQLLEVRGVGDYRRLATTIDDAAGEAFDKAAKLLGLPYPGGPAIEGLAREGDAKAVPLPRPLVGSPEPHFSFAGLKSAVQRAVTAGTHRPADIAASFQQAVVDCFVDRTRRALAQSDAPTLVVAGGVAANSAVRSALQGLAQEQGRAFSVPPGWLCTDNAAMIAWAGAERFAAGLVDGLDAPARARWPLDEGAEAVRGAGVKA, from the coding sequence ATGGCGTTGATCCTCGGTCTTGAATCCTCCTGCGACGACAGCGCGGTGGCGCTTGTCACCAGCGACCGGCGCATCCTGGCGCAGCGCGTGGTTGGGCAGAACCAGGCCCACGCCCCGTTCGGCGGCGTGGTGCCGGAGATTGCCGCGCGCGCCCATGTCGAGGTGCTTCCGGGCCTGGTCCGCGAGGTGCTGGACGACGCCGGAATCGCGCTGGGCGAGGTGGATGCGGTCGCCGCCACCGCCGGGCCGGGCCTGATCGGCGGGGTGATGGTCGGGCTGCTGACCGCCAAGGGGCTGGCACTGGCCTCGGGCAAGCCGCTGGTCGCGGTCAACCACCTCGAAGGCCATGCCCTGTCGCCGCGGCTGGTCGATCCGGCGCTAGGCTTTCCCTACCTGCTGCTGCTGGCCAGCGGCGGCCATTGCCAGTTGCTCGAGGTGCGCGGGGTCGGCGACTATCGCCGCCTGGCGACCACTATCGACGATGCGGCAGGCGAGGCGTTCGACAAGGCGGCCAAGCTGCTCGGCCTGCCCTATCCAGGCGGTCCGGCAATCGAGGGACTGGCGCGCGAGGGTGACGCCAAGGCGGTGCCCCTGCCGCGGCCCTTGGTCGGCAGTCCCGAGCCGCATTTCTCCTTCGCCGGGCTCAAGAGCGCGGTGCAGCGCGCGGTCACCGCCGGCACACACCGGCCCGCAGACATCGCCGCCAGCTTCCAGCAGGCGGTGGTCGACTGCTTCGTCGACCGCACCCGCCGCGCCCTGGCGCAGAGCGACGCGCCGACTTTGGTGGTGGCCGGCGGGGTCGCCGCCAATTCCGCCGTCCGCTCGGCGCTGCAAGGCTTGGCGCAAGAACAAGGCCGCGCCTTCTCGGTCCCGCCCGGCTGGCTGTGCACCGACAATGCCGCCATGATCGCCTGGGCGGGTGCCGAGCGGTTCGCCGCCGGACTGGTCGACGGCCTCGACGCCCCGGCGCGGGCCCGTTGGCCGCTCGACGAAGGCGCCGAAGCGGTCCGCGGGGCAGGAGTGAAGGCATGA
- a CDS encoding NAD(P)H-dependent glycerol-3-phosphate dehydrogenase, which translates to MKIGVIGGGAWGTALAQVASQGGETLLWSRELEVAASIAATRENTLFLPGVPLSEAIRPTTDLADLSECDAWLVVTPAQHMRRVLEAAPGCPGALLLCSKGIEEASGQLLHQVAREACPGASVMVLSGPTFAHEVAAGLPTALTLAAEIEAEAEAVRTRLARPAFRIYLSDDVAGAEVGGAVKNVLAIACGVVEGRGLGQNARAALIARGFAEMTRFGLARGARAETLAGLSGLGDLVLTCSSTSSRNFSLGKGLGEGRQAAELMADRRTVAEGAFTAPVLRRLAEAEGVEMPIVAAVDDLLAGRADVDAVLGRLLSRPLRPERT; encoded by the coding sequence ATGAAGATCGGAGTGATCGGCGGCGGCGCCTGGGGCACTGCCCTGGCGCAAGTGGCGTCGCAGGGTGGCGAGACGCTGTTGTGGTCGCGTGAGCTCGAAGTCGCCGCCAGCATCGCCGCGACCCGTGAAAACACCCTGTTCCTGCCCGGCGTCCCGCTGTCCGAAGCGATCCGCCCGACCACCGATCTTGCCGACCTGAGCGAATGCGACGCCTGGCTGGTGGTCACCCCGGCGCAGCACATGCGGCGGGTGCTGGAGGCGGCACCGGGCTGTCCGGGTGCGCTTTTGCTCTGCTCCAAGGGGATCGAGGAAGCGAGCGGGCAATTGCTCCACCAAGTGGCGCGCGAAGCCTGTCCCGGCGCCTCGGTTATGGTGCTGTCGGGCCCGACCTTTGCGCATGAAGTGGCGGCCGGACTGCCCACCGCACTGACGCTCGCCGCCGAGATCGAGGCCGAGGCCGAAGCGGTCCGCACCCGTCTCGCCCGCCCCGCCTTCCGGATCTACCTCAGCGACGATGTCGCCGGGGCGGAGGTCGGCGGGGCGGTCAAGAACGTGCTGGCGATCGCCTGCGGTGTGGTCGAAGGGCGCGGCCTCGGCCAGAACGCCCGCGCCGCCCTGATCGCACGTGGTTTCGCCGAAATGACCCGCTTCGGGCTGGCGCGGGGAGCGCGGGCCGAGACGCTGGCCGGACTGTCGGGGCTCGGCGACCTCGTCCTCACCTGCTCGTCCACCAGCAGCCGCAATTTCTCGCTCGGCAAGGGCCTAGGCGAAGGGCGTCAGGCCGCTGAGCTGATGGCCGATCGCCGCACCGTCGCCGAAGGCGCGTTTACCGCGCCGGTTCTGCGCCGGCTGGCCGAGGCCGAGGGCGTGGAAATGCCGATCGTGGCGGCGGTCGACGACCTGCTCGCCGGGCGGGCCGATGTCGATGCCGTCCTCGGGCGGCTACTCAGCCGTCCCCTACGCCCCGAAAGGACCTAG
- a CDS encoding DUF1674 domain-containing protein: MPRPANLQPPAYLSKSPPVPEPEPVEPAPPPAGDKPRLDPVRYGDWEKSGIAWDF; the protein is encoded by the coding sequence ATGCCGCGCCCAGCCAATCTTCAGCCGCCCGCCTATCTCAGCAAGTCGCCGCCGGTGCCCGAGCCCGAGCCGGTCGAGCCAGCGCCGCCGCCCGCCGGGGACAAGCCGCGGCTCGACCCGGTGCGCTACGGTGATTGGGAAAAGAGCGGAATTGCGTGGGATTTCTAG
- a CDS encoding RsmB/NOP family class I SAM-dependent RNA methyltransferase — protein MRQPQPRGPEAGVGARRSALRILDRVVRSGQTMDSAAQGLQKLEPADQALALAIAGETLRRLPLLDRLIDGATRQILPDDAKARMVLRLALAQRIALKVPDHALVATALPLVEGGPRRLVHGVLGTLLRGALPEADEGALPQAVENRWTAAWGQQAVDAARRAIVRRPPLDLSFRSHDEALSFAGAEGGISLAERHVRLSDTRPVTGLPGFAEGRWWIQDLSSTLPARMIPADAFRVLDACAAPGGKTLQIAAAGHRTFALDRSESRLARLRANLARTGLQAQIVTEDVLGYNPDEPFDAVLLDAPCSATGTFRRHPEVLLRASDRIIAESAELQGRLLTAAAAWVRPGGSLVYAVCSLEPQEGEEIIAEFLRASPDYSLAEQRRVLPGEVEEEGGMDGFFAARLVRAG, from the coding sequence TTGAGGCAGCCGCAGCCAAGGGGTCCCGAAGCCGGGGTGGGGGCACGCCGCTCGGCGCTGCGCATCCTCGACCGGGTGGTGCGCAGCGGCCAGACGATGGATTCGGCGGCGCAGGGCCTGCAGAAGCTCGAACCCGCTGACCAGGCACTGGCGCTAGCGATTGCCGGCGAAACGCTGCGCCGCCTGCCTCTGCTCGACCGGCTGATCGACGGCGCGACCCGCCAGATCCTGCCCGACGATGCCAAGGCGCGGATGGTGCTGCGCCTCGCGCTGGCGCAGCGGATCGCACTTAAGGTCCCCGACCACGCGCTGGTCGCCACCGCCCTCCCGCTGGTCGAGGGCGGCCCCAGGCGGCTGGTCCACGGCGTGCTCGGCACCCTCCTGCGCGGCGCGCTGCCCGAGGCAGACGAGGGCGCCTTGCCGCAAGCGGTAGAGAACCGCTGGACCGCGGCATGGGGGCAGCAAGCCGTCGACGCCGCCCGACGCGCCATCGTCCGCCGCCCGCCACTTGACCTCAGTTTCCGTAGCCACGACGAAGCACTGTCCTTTGCCGGGGCCGAAGGCGGCATCAGCCTGGCCGAGCGCCACGTTCGCCTGTCCGACACCCGGCCCGTCACCGGCCTCCCCGGCTTTGCCGAGGGGCGCTGGTGGATTCAGGATCTGTCCTCGACCCTGCCCGCGCGGATGATCCCGGCCGATGCTTTTCGCGTGCTCGACGCCTGCGCCGCGCCGGGTGGCAAGACCCTGCAGATCGCCGCAGCCGGCCACCGCACCTTCGCGCTCGACCGCTCCGAAAGTCGTCTGGCGCGACTTCGCGCCAATCTCGCCCGGACCGGCCTCCAGGCGCAGATCGTCACCGAGGACGTGCTCGGCTACAATCCCGACGAGCCGTTCGACGCGGTTCTGCTCGATGCGCCCTGTTCCGCCACCGGCACTTTCCGCCGGCACCCCGAGGTTCTGCTCCGCGCGTCCGACCGGATCATCGCCGAAAGCGCCGAATTGCAGGGCCGCCTGCTGACCGCCGCAGCGGCCTGGGTGCGTCCGGGCGGAAGCCTGGTCTATGCGGTGTGCAGCCTCGAACCGCAGGAAGGCGAGGAGATCATTGCCGAATTCCTCCGCGCGTCTCCCGACTACAGCCTCGCCGAACAGCGGCGCGTGCTTCCCGGCGAAGTGGAGGAAGAGGGCGGAATGGACGGCTTCTTTGCGGCTCGCCTTGTGCGGGCGGGTTAG
- the rpe gene encoding ribulose-phosphate 3-epimerase, with protein sequence MAAPIIAPSILSADFARLGEEVRAIDAAGADWIHIDVMDGHFVPNLTIGAMVVKALRPHSAKPFDVHLMISPVDPMLDAFAEAGADIITVHPEAGPHLHRTLQRIRGLGKKAGVSLNPATPAKMLDYVLDEIDLVLVMSVNPGFGGQKFIASQLRKIEALAKRIAKEGLDVTLEVDGGVDATLARQCVDAGATALVAGTAAFRGGADHYAANIAALKGSA encoded by the coding sequence ATGGCCGCTCCGATCATTGCCCCTTCGATCCTGTCCGCCGACTTCGCCCGGCTTGGCGAGGAGGTGCGGGCGATCGACGCGGCGGGGGCCGACTGGATCCATATCGACGTGATGGACGGGCATTTCGTGCCCAATTTGACGATCGGCGCGATGGTGGTGAAGGCGCTCCGCCCGCACAGCGCCAAGCCGTTCGACGTCCACCTGATGATCAGCCCGGTCGACCCGATGCTCGACGCCTTTGCCGAGGCCGGAGCCGACATCATCACCGTCCATCCCGAGGCCGGGCCCCACCTCCATCGCACCCTCCAGCGCATTCGCGGGTTGGGCAAGAAGGCCGGCGTGTCGCTTAACCCCGCGACCCCGGCCAAGATGCTCGACTATGTGCTGGACGAGATCGACCTGGTGCTGGTGATGAGCGTCAATCCGGGCTTCGGCGGGCAGAAGTTCATCGCCTCGCAGCTGCGCAAGATCGAGGCGCTGGCCAAGCGCATCGCCAAGGAAGGCCTCGACGTCACGCTGGAAGTCGACGGCGGGGTCGATGCCACCCTCGCCCGCCAGTGCGTCGATGCCGGCGCCACCGCGCTGGTCGCCGGCACCGCGGCCTTCCGCGGGGGCGCGGATCATTATGCCGCCAATATCGCCGCCCTGAAGGGCAGCGCATGA
- a CDS encoding heparinase II/III family protein yields MTAGGGGLSRLATVPLLQRLRARGKPPLRLIGVARDHVTGSKARGEQLLAGRFISGGEAIELSGLDWTSLDPLTPAGAELHGFGWLRDLAAAATRERGAPLAEDLAGRWLLAHGGKVDPAWAPALWGERLLNWLAYAPYLLSRRDTDYRSALLNTAARAARHLSATADEAAPGLPRITAWAGLTAACLLLSSGTARLAKAEGGLSRALASAQYEDGGLMSRSPAEQAALVDRLGLLRAAYAAARHDFPQGLEDAGAAALAALHGVTMGDGTLSAWQGGNEGSRAGLAALIEGCGFRARPLRTPRGWGYHRLSALGTILVIDAALPPARKLARSGSASSLALEISDGQQKLVVNCGGPGPHASSLPEGLAAALRTTAAHSTLTLADTNSTAIQPDGSLGRGVEEVAVTRSEDNDASRIECDHDGYVRGFGLVHGRALSLGNDGKEVRGLDRLTPRGRRKIREDVPFAIRFHLAPGVEAVPTADGLGALIRSPGAPPWNFRCRGAQLGLEESVVVDGSGALRSTLQLVLVGEVSHLGAEIGWQFRRSS; encoded by the coding sequence ATGACGGCAGGCGGGGGCGGTCTTTCCCGGCTGGCGACGGTTCCGCTGCTGCAGCGGCTGCGCGCCCGCGGAAAGCCCCCGCTGCGCCTGATCGGCGTTGCCCGCGACCATGTCACCGGGTCCAAGGCGCGGGGCGAGCAATTGCTGGCCGGCCGCTTCATCAGCGGCGGCGAAGCGATCGAGCTGTCGGGGCTCGACTGGACCAGCCTCGATCCCCTGACCCCGGCCGGGGCCGAGCTTCACGGCTTCGGCTGGCTGCGCGACCTGGCCGCGGCGGCGACCCGTGAACGCGGCGCCCCGCTGGCCGAGGACCTGGCCGGGCGCTGGCTGCTCGCCCACGGCGGCAAGGTCGATCCGGCCTGGGCTCCGGCCTTGTGGGGCGAGCGGCTGCTCAACTGGCTGGCCTACGCCCCCTATCTTCTGTCTCGCCGCGACACCGACTATCGCTCGGCCCTGCTCAACACCGCTGCCCGCGCCGCGCGCCACCTTTCCGCCACCGCTGACGAGGCGGCGCCTGGCCTGCCGCGTATCACCGCCTGGGCCGGCCTCACCGCCGCTTGTCTTTTGCTGTCGTCGGGCACCGCGCGGCTGGCCAAGGCCGAGGGCGGTCTGTCGCGGGCGCTCGCCAGCGCGCAATATGAGGATGGCGGGCTGATGAGCCGCTCACCCGCCGAGCAGGCGGCGCTGGTCGACCGGCTCGGCCTTCTCCGCGCCGCCTATGCCGCCGCCCGCCACGACTTCCCCCAGGGGCTCGAGGATGCCGGGGCCGCCGCGCTGGCCGCGCTTCATGGCGTCACCATGGGCGACGGCACCCTGTCGGCCTGGCAGGGCGGCAACGAGGGCAGCCGGGCCGGGCTTGCGGCATTGATCGAGGGCTGCGGCTTCCGGGCCCGCCCCCTGCGCACCCCGCGCGGCTGGGGCTACCACCGGCTCAGCGCGCTTGGCACCATCCTGGTGATTGACGCCGCCCTGCCGCCGGCGCGCAAGCTCGCCCGCTCGGGCTCGGCCTCCTCGCTGGCGCTGGAGATCAGCGACGGGCAGCAGAAACTGGTGGTCAATTGCGGTGGCCCCGGCCCCCACGCCAGCAGCCTGCCCGAAGGCCTCGCCGCCGCGCTGCGCACCACCGCTGCCCACTCGACGCTGACCCTGGCCGACACCAACAGCACTGCGATCCAGCCCGACGGTTCGCTCGGCCGCGGGGTCGAGGAGGTCGCCGTCACTCGCTCCGAGGACAATGACGCCAGCCGCATCGAATGCGATCACGACGGCTACGTCCGCGGCTTCGGCCTGGTCCACGGCCGCGCGCTCAGCCTTGGTAACGACGGCAAGGAAGTCCGCGGCCTCGACCGGCTGACCCCCAGGGGCCGCCGCAAGATTCGCGAGGATGTGCCCTTCGCCATTCGCTTCCACCTCGCGCCCGGAGTGGAGGCCGTCCCCACCGCCGACGGCCTCGGCGCACTGATCCGCTCGCCCGGCGCCCCGCCCTGGAACTTCCGCTGCCGCGGCGCTCAGCTTGGGCTCGAGGAGAGCGTCGTCGTCGACGGCAGCGGCGCACTCCGCTCCACCCTCCAGCTGGTGCTCGTTGGCGAGGTCTCGCACCTCGGCGCCGAGATCGGCTGGCAATTCCGCCGCTCCAGCTAG
- the purH gene encoding bifunctional phosphoribosylaminoimidazolecarboxamide formyltransferase/IMP cyclohydrolase → MTDLVPVRRALLSLSDKSGLEELAAGLASHGIELVSTGGTAARLRELGHQVRDVSELTGFPEMMDGRVKTLHPSVHGGLLAVRDDPAHAAAADDHGIGYIDLVVINLYPFEKTVAGGADRDTIIENIDIGGPSMVRSAAKNHRYVACLTDSADYPAMLAELREHGGATSWALRKRLAAAAFARTAAYDSAIASWFAFADQGEQLPATLPLAMTKAASLRYGENPHQAAALYVPQVAGNAGVAGARQVQGKELSYNNLNDADAALELLSEFRDGEPACVIVKHANPCGVAEGHTLAEAYEAAFRCDSVSAFGGIVAVNRPLDGETARAITDIFTEVVIAPDADEDALAVFAGKKNLRLLVVGKLPDPRRPGLMVKSITGGLLVQGRDNGVIMPSELKVVTRRQPTAREVSDCRFAWTVAKHVKSNAIVYAKDGVTAGIGAGQMNRRDSARIAAAKAREAAETFGWDQPRTVGSAVASDAFFPFADGLLAAVEAGATAVIQPGGSIRDDEVIAAADDAGLVMLFTGMRHFRH, encoded by the coding sequence ATGACCGACCTCGTCCCCGTCCGCCGCGCCCTGCTGTCCCTGTCCGACAAGAGCGGCCTCGAAGAGCTTGCGGCCGGGCTGGCGAGCCACGGGATCGAATTGGTCTCGACCGGAGGCACCGCCGCCCGGCTGCGCGAACTCGGCCATCAGGTCCGCGACGTCAGCGAGCTGACCGGCTTTCCCGAGATGATGGACGGACGGGTCAAGACGCTTCATCCCAGCGTCCACGGCGGCTTGTTGGCGGTGCGCGACGATCCAGCCCACGCCGCCGCTGCCGACGACCACGGCATCGGCTACATCGACCTCGTCGTCATTAACCTCTACCCGTTCGAGAAGACGGTAGCCGGCGGCGCCGATCGCGACACGATCATCGAGAATATCGACATCGGCGGGCCCTCGATGGTCCGCTCGGCCGCCAAGAACCACCGCTACGTCGCCTGCCTGACCGACAGCGCCGATTATCCGGCAATGCTGGCCGAGCTTCGCGAGCATGGCGGCGCGACGTCATGGGCACTGCGCAAGCGCCTCGCCGCCGCCGCCTTCGCCCGCACCGCCGCCTACGACAGCGCGATCGCAAGCTGGTTCGCGTTCGCCGACCAGGGCGAGCAGTTGCCCGCGACCCTGCCGCTGGCGATGACCAAGGCCGCCAGTCTCCGCTACGGCGAGAACCCGCACCAGGCCGCGGCGCTCTACGTGCCGCAGGTCGCCGGCAATGCTGGTGTCGCCGGCGCGCGGCAGGTGCAGGGCAAGGAGCTCAGCTACAACAACCTCAACGACGCCGACGCCGCGCTCGAGCTGCTGTCCGAGTTCCGCGACGGCGAGCCGGCCTGCGTCATCGTCAAGCATGCCAACCCCTGCGGTGTCGCCGAAGGCCACACCCTCGCCGAGGCGTACGAGGCCGCCTTCCGCTGCGACAGCGTGTCGGCGTTCGGCGGGATCGTCGCGGTCAACCGCCCGCTCGATGGCGAGACCGCGCGCGCCATCACCGACATCTTCACCGAGGTGGTCATCGCGCCCGACGCCGACGAGGACGCACTGGCGGTGTTCGCGGGCAAGAAGAACCTGCGCCTGCTGGTGGTCGGCAAACTGCCCGATCCGCGCCGGCCCGGCCTGATGGTCAAGAGCATCACCGGCGGGCTGCTGGTGCAGGGCCGCGACAATGGCGTGATAATGCCGTCAGAGCTGAAGGTGGTCACCCGCCGCCAGCCCACCGCCCGCGAGGTGTCCGACTGCCGCTTCGCGTGGACCGTTGCAAAGCACGTCAAGTCGAACGCCATCGTCTATGCCAAGGATGGCGTCACTGCCGGGATCGGCGCGGGTCAGATGAACCGCCGCGATTCGGCACGGATCGCCGCCGCCAAGGCGCGCGAGGCGGCCGAGACCTTCGGCTGGGACCAGCCGCGCACGGTCGGCTCGGCGGTGGCGAGCGACGCCTTCTTCCCCTTCGCCGACGGGCTGCTGGCCGCGGTCGAGGCTGGCGCCACCGCGGTGATCCAGCCCGGCGGCTCGATCCGCGACGACGAGGTGATCGCCGCGGCGGACGATGCGGGCCTGGTGATGCTGTTCACGGGAATGCGCCACTTCCGGCACTGA